One genomic region from Syngnathus typhle isolate RoL2023-S1 ecotype Sweden linkage group LG17, RoL_Styp_1.0, whole genome shotgun sequence encodes:
- the si:ch211-256e16.3 gene encoding kelch-like protein 3 isoform X2, with protein MSEIVADNSLIGNIQEDVAPGSPCGEGYLFVEARHPNTVLQGLNALRLKNSFCDVTLCCGGQEFPCHRIVLASFSSYFETMFSTALKESKQERVAINGVEPQMVGMLVSYAYTSEVYISKANVQALLAAANMLDVMAVREACCSFMEHQMDEINCVGIHCFAEAHSCKLLEKRSMDYILSHFSGVCQQEEFLTLCVDKLTEILGSDHLNVSREELVFEATMLWLNKCQTRKQSFDKVLEHVRLPLISPYYLHDVIESLEVVKENRRCQRLISEAKDYLLLKDRRRELFCSRVRPRRSTGTSEVIITVGGEDDKVVLRSVESFDPLTNKWRDHACLPFAVSKHGLVVSDSALYLAGGEFPDGSASREMWRYDSCSDTWMEMAPMNTSRSELGLVMLDGFVYAVGGWEGHFRLASVECYNPHTNCWQFVGCVKMAVTSPAVVALDGLLYVTGGAVLEDGDGSDLTQVYNPKTAMWTEVSRMQISRSGSAACTLNGKIYVIGGWHASKENTDKVECYDPKTDQWTMCAPMKERRYRPGVAVVDGKIFVLGGEEGWDRYHDTIERYCDKTDTWEIVGEMPTSRSWLSCVSLLLRKDCVSHYFPALPNS; from the exons ATGTCTGAGATTGTGGCAGACAACTCTCTAATTGGCAACATCCAGGAAGATGTTGCTCCGGGATCCCCGTGCGGCGAAGGCTACCTGTTTGTGGAAGCCCGGCACCCCAACACGGTCCTGCAGGGTCTCAACGCCCTGCGGCTCAAAAACTCTTTCTGCGATGTCACGCTGTGCTGCGGGGGACAGGAGTTCCCCTGTCACCGCATCGTGCTGGCCTCCTTCAGCTCTTACTTTGAG ACAATGTTTAGCACTGCCCTGAAGGAGTCCAAACAGGAGCGGGTGGCAATCAATGGAGTAGAGCCGCAGATGGTTGGCATGCTGGTGAGCTATGCCTATACGTCTGAGGTCTACATTTCCAAAGCAAATGTCCAG GCGCTGTTGGCAGCAGCCAACATGCTGGACGTGATGGCCGTGAGAGAGGCCTGCTGCAGCTTCATGGAGCATCAGATGGACGAGATAAACTGCGTGGGGATCCACTGCTTTGCCGAGGCCCACTCCTGTAAACTGCTGGAGAAACGAAGCATGGACTACATTCTCAGTCACTTTAGCGGCGTTTGCCAACAG GAGGAGTTCTTGACCTTGTGTGTGGACAAACTAACTGAAATCCTCGGCAGCGACCACCTCAACGTGTCCAGAGAGGAATTGGTGTTCGAGGCCACCATGCTGTGGCTAAATAAATGTCAGACTCGCAAGCAGAGCTTTGACAAG GTGTTGGAGCACGTCCGCCTGCCCCTCATAAGTCCCTACTATCTGCATGATGTGATTGAATCTCTGGAAGTGGTGAAGGAGAACCGCAGATGCCAGAGGCTCATCTCAGAGGCCAAAGACTACCTGCTGCTGAAGGACCGCCGAAGGGAGCTCTTCTGCTCCCGGGTACGGCCGCGCCGATCCACAG GGACATCGGAAGTAATCATAACAGTTGGCGGCGAGGATGACAAAGTGGTGCTGCGCAGCGTGGAGAGCTTCGATCCCCTGACGAATAAGTGGAGGGACCACGCCTGCCTGCCCTTCGCTGTGAGCAAGCACGGGCTGGTGGTGTCAG ACTCCGCCCTTTATTTAGCCGGAGGGGAGTTTCCAGACGGCTCGGCCAGCAGGGAGATGTGGCGCTACGACTCGTGCTCCGACACCTGGATGGAAATGGCTCCCATGAACACGTCTCGCTCAGAACTCG GCCTTGTGATGCTGGATGGTTTTGTGTATGCTGTGGGCGGCTGGGAAGGTCACTTTCGTCTGGCCTCCGTGGAGTGCTACAACCCTCACACCAATTGCTGGCAGTTTGTGGGCTGCGTCAAGATGGCAGTCACAAGTCCTGCTGTCGTGGCGCTGGACGGTCTTCTCTATGTTACAG GCGGAGCCGTTTTGGAAGACGGCGACGGCTCAGATCTCACACAAGTGTACAACCCGAAAACTGCTATGTGGACGGAGGTTTCTCGGATGCAGATTAGTCGTTCGGGTTCTGCGGCTTGTACGCTGAATGGAAAGATTTACGTCATAG GTGGGTGGCACGCCTCCAAGGAAAACACAGACAAGGTAGAGTGCTACGACCCCAAGACTGACCAGTGGACCATGTGCGCTCCCATGAAAGAACGACGCTACCGGCCCGGTGTCGCTGTGGTGGATGGAAAGATCTTCGTCCTGGGAGGGGAGGAAGGATGGGACCG ATATCACGACACTATCGAGAGATACTGCGACAAGACGGACACATGGGAGATTGTCGGCGAGATGCCCACCAGTCGAAGCTGGCTCAGCTGCGTGTCGCTTCTGCTGAGGAAAGACTGTGTGTCGCACTACTTCCCCGCTTTGCCAAACAGCTAA
- the si:ch211-256e16.3 gene encoding kelch-like protein 5 isoform X3, whose amino-acid sequence MSEIVADNSLIGNIQEDVAPGSPCGEGYLFVEARHPNTVLQGLNALRLKNSFCDVTLCCGGQEFPCHRIVLASFSSYFETMFSTALKESKQERVAINGVEPQMVGMLVSYAYTSEVYISKANVQALLAAANMLDVMAVREACCSFMEHQMDEINCVGIHCFAEAHSCKLLEKRSMDYILSHFSGVCQQEEFLTLCVDKLTEILGSDHLNVSREELVFEATMLWLNKCQTRKQSFDKVLEHVRLPLISPYYLHDVIESLEVVKENRRCQRLISEAKDYLLLKDRRRELFCSRVRPRRSTGTSEVIITVGGEDDKVVLRSVESFDPLTNKWRDHACLPFAVSKHGLVVSDSALYLAGGEFPDGSASREMWRYDSCSDTWMEMAPMNTSRSELGLVMLDGFVYAVGGWEGHFRLASVECYNPHTNCWQFVGCVKMAVTSPAVVALDGLLYVTGGAVLEDGDGSDLTQVYNPKTAMWTEVSRMQISRSGSAACTLNGKIYVIGGWHASKENTDKVECYDPKTDQWTMCAPMKERRYRPGVAVVDGKIFVLGGEEGWDR is encoded by the exons ATGTCTGAGATTGTGGCAGACAACTCTCTAATTGGCAACATCCAGGAAGATGTTGCTCCGGGATCCCCGTGCGGCGAAGGCTACCTGTTTGTGGAAGCCCGGCACCCCAACACGGTCCTGCAGGGTCTCAACGCCCTGCGGCTCAAAAACTCTTTCTGCGATGTCACGCTGTGCTGCGGGGGACAGGAGTTCCCCTGTCACCGCATCGTGCTGGCCTCCTTCAGCTCTTACTTTGAG ACAATGTTTAGCACTGCCCTGAAGGAGTCCAAACAGGAGCGGGTGGCAATCAATGGAGTAGAGCCGCAGATGGTTGGCATGCTGGTGAGCTATGCCTATACGTCTGAGGTCTACATTTCCAAAGCAAATGTCCAG GCGCTGTTGGCAGCAGCCAACATGCTGGACGTGATGGCCGTGAGAGAGGCCTGCTGCAGCTTCATGGAGCATCAGATGGACGAGATAAACTGCGTGGGGATCCACTGCTTTGCCGAGGCCCACTCCTGTAAACTGCTGGAGAAACGAAGCATGGACTACATTCTCAGTCACTTTAGCGGCGTTTGCCAACAG GAGGAGTTCTTGACCTTGTGTGTGGACAAACTAACTGAAATCCTCGGCAGCGACCACCTCAACGTGTCCAGAGAGGAATTGGTGTTCGAGGCCACCATGCTGTGGCTAAATAAATGTCAGACTCGCAAGCAGAGCTTTGACAAG GTGTTGGAGCACGTCCGCCTGCCCCTCATAAGTCCCTACTATCTGCATGATGTGATTGAATCTCTGGAAGTGGTGAAGGAGAACCGCAGATGCCAGAGGCTCATCTCAGAGGCCAAAGACTACCTGCTGCTGAAGGACCGCCGAAGGGAGCTCTTCTGCTCCCGGGTACGGCCGCGCCGATCCACAG GGACATCGGAAGTAATCATAACAGTTGGCGGCGAGGATGACAAAGTGGTGCTGCGCAGCGTGGAGAGCTTCGATCCCCTGACGAATAAGTGGAGGGACCACGCCTGCCTGCCCTTCGCTGTGAGCAAGCACGGGCTGGTGGTGTCAG ACTCCGCCCTTTATTTAGCCGGAGGGGAGTTTCCAGACGGCTCGGCCAGCAGGGAGATGTGGCGCTACGACTCGTGCTCCGACACCTGGATGGAAATGGCTCCCATGAACACGTCTCGCTCAGAACTCG GCCTTGTGATGCTGGATGGTTTTGTGTATGCTGTGGGCGGCTGGGAAGGTCACTTTCGTCTGGCCTCCGTGGAGTGCTACAACCCTCACACCAATTGCTGGCAGTTTGTGGGCTGCGTCAAGATGGCAGTCACAAGTCCTGCTGTCGTGGCGCTGGACGGTCTTCTCTATGTTACAG GCGGAGCCGTTTTGGAAGACGGCGACGGCTCAGATCTCACACAAGTGTACAACCCGAAAACTGCTATGTGGACGGAGGTTTCTCGGATGCAGATTAGTCGTTCGGGTTCTGCGGCTTGTACGCTGAATGGAAAGATTTACGTCATAG GTGGGTGGCACGCCTCCAAGGAAAACACAGACAAGGTAGAGTGCTACGACCCCAAGACTGACCAGTGGACCATGTGCGCTCCCATGAAAGAACGACGCTACCGGCCCGGTGTCGCTGTGGTGGATGGAAAGATCTTCGTCCTGGGAGGGGAGGAAGGATGGGACCGGTGA
- the si:ch211-256e16.3 gene encoding kelch-like protein 5 isoform X1 codes for MSEIVADNSLIGNIQEDVAPGSPCGEGYLFVEARHPNTVLQGLNALRLKNSFCDVTLCCGGQEFPCHRIVLASFSSYFETMFSTALKESKQERVAINGVEPQMVGMLVSYAYTSEVYISKANVQALLAAANMLDVMAVREACCSFMEHQMDEINCVGIHCFAEAHSCKLLEKRSMDYILSHFSGVCQQEEFLTLCVDKLTEILGSDHLNVSREELVFEATMLWLNKCQTRKQSFDKVLEHVRLPLISPYYLHDVIESLEVVKENRRCQRLISEAKDYLLLKDRRRELFCSRVRPRRSTGTSEVIITVGGEDDKVVLRSVESFDPLTNKWRDHACLPFAVSKHGLVVSDSALYLAGGEFPDGSASREMWRYDSCSDTWMEMAPMNTSRSELGESVSFHVAVLSIHSPQQDVQLLCHRIKTPHNKKEPLDYMSIFLSLSLSLLAGLVMLDGFVYAVGGWEGHFRLASVECYNPHTNCWQFVGCVKMAVTSPAVVALDGLLYVTGGAVLEDGDGSDLTQVYNPKTAMWTEVSRMQISRSGSAACTLNGKIYVIGGWHASKENTDKVECYDPKTDQWTMCAPMKERRYRPGVAVVDGKIFVLGGEEGWDRYHDTIERYCDKTDTWEIVGEMPTSRSWLSCVSLLLRKDCVSHYFPALPNS; via the exons ATGTCTGAGATTGTGGCAGACAACTCTCTAATTGGCAACATCCAGGAAGATGTTGCTCCGGGATCCCCGTGCGGCGAAGGCTACCTGTTTGTGGAAGCCCGGCACCCCAACACGGTCCTGCAGGGTCTCAACGCCCTGCGGCTCAAAAACTCTTTCTGCGATGTCACGCTGTGCTGCGGGGGACAGGAGTTCCCCTGTCACCGCATCGTGCTGGCCTCCTTCAGCTCTTACTTTGAG ACAATGTTTAGCACTGCCCTGAAGGAGTCCAAACAGGAGCGGGTGGCAATCAATGGAGTAGAGCCGCAGATGGTTGGCATGCTGGTGAGCTATGCCTATACGTCTGAGGTCTACATTTCCAAAGCAAATGTCCAG GCGCTGTTGGCAGCAGCCAACATGCTGGACGTGATGGCCGTGAGAGAGGCCTGCTGCAGCTTCATGGAGCATCAGATGGACGAGATAAACTGCGTGGGGATCCACTGCTTTGCCGAGGCCCACTCCTGTAAACTGCTGGAGAAACGAAGCATGGACTACATTCTCAGTCACTTTAGCGGCGTTTGCCAACAG GAGGAGTTCTTGACCTTGTGTGTGGACAAACTAACTGAAATCCTCGGCAGCGACCACCTCAACGTGTCCAGAGAGGAATTGGTGTTCGAGGCCACCATGCTGTGGCTAAATAAATGTCAGACTCGCAAGCAGAGCTTTGACAAG GTGTTGGAGCACGTCCGCCTGCCCCTCATAAGTCCCTACTATCTGCATGATGTGATTGAATCTCTGGAAGTGGTGAAGGAGAACCGCAGATGCCAGAGGCTCATCTCAGAGGCCAAAGACTACCTGCTGCTGAAGGACCGCCGAAGGGAGCTCTTCTGCTCCCGGGTACGGCCGCGCCGATCCACAG GGACATCGGAAGTAATCATAACAGTTGGCGGCGAGGATGACAAAGTGGTGCTGCGCAGCGTGGAGAGCTTCGATCCCCTGACGAATAAGTGGAGGGACCACGCCTGCCTGCCCTTCGCTGTGAGCAAGCACGGGCTGGTGGTGTCAG ACTCCGCCCTTTATTTAGCCGGAGGGGAGTTTCCAGACGGCTCGGCCAGCAGGGAGATGTGGCGCTACGACTCGTGCTCCGACACCTGGATGGAAATGGCTCCCATGAACACGTCTCGCTCAGAACTCGGTGAGTCTGTTTCATTTCACGTCGCAGTGCTCTCCATTCACTCGCCGCAGCAAGACGTGCAACTTCTGTGTCATCGTATTAAAACCCCCCACAATAAAAAAGAGCCATTGGACTACATGAGcatttttctctcgctctcactGTCCTTGCTGGCAGGCCTTGTGATGCTGGATGGTTTTGTGTATGCTGTGGGCGGCTGGGAAGGTCACTTTCGTCTGGCCTCCGTGGAGTGCTACAACCCTCACACCAATTGCTGGCAGTTTGTGGGCTGCGTCAAGATGGCAGTCACAAGTCCTGCTGTCGTGGCGCTGGACGGTCTTCTCTATGTTACAG GCGGAGCCGTTTTGGAAGACGGCGACGGCTCAGATCTCACACAAGTGTACAACCCGAAAACTGCTATGTGGACGGAGGTTTCTCGGATGCAGATTAGTCGTTCGGGTTCTGCGGCTTGTACGCTGAATGGAAAGATTTACGTCATAG GTGGGTGGCACGCCTCCAAGGAAAACACAGACAAGGTAGAGTGCTACGACCCCAAGACTGACCAGTGGACCATGTGCGCTCCCATGAAAGAACGACGCTACCGGCCCGGTGTCGCTGTGGTGGATGGAAAGATCTTCGTCCTGGGAGGGGAGGAAGGATGGGACCG ATATCACGACACTATCGAGAGATACTGCGACAAGACGGACACATGGGAGATTGTCGGCGAGATGCCCACCAGTCGAAGCTGGCTCAGCTGCGTGTCGCTTCTGCTGAGGAAAGACTGTGTGTCGCACTACTTCCCCGCTTTGCCAAACAGCTAA
- the LOC133170895 gene encoding cytochrome b-c1 complex subunit 2, mitochondrial, giving the protein MSLPNVAISHRGGADPLTSLVRHICPPLAVDVGDMRGIRSLNNLSKRCYAAVRPSEALTESYTGYQSSGVSLPAPQNVQVSKLPNGLVIASLENYSPLSSVGVFVKAGSRYESVENQGVAHVLRLAASLTTKGVSAFKLCRGVEALGANLSAALSRETMVYTARCFRDDLDNILEYLVNVTTAQEFRPWEVCDLTSRVIADKDRAKRAPQLGVIERLHEAAYKNTLSNSLYCPEHMVGKVSPQQLHSFVEDHFTTGRMAVVGLGVKHSDLTELSERFLSVRSGAGAPLVQATYRGGELRVQNQDSQVHVLVVSEGGVAGGMEATAFAVLQKILGVEPRVKRGTGITSKLSQGITKASAFNASYSDSGLFGVYTISQANVARDAIKVAIAQVGSVAEGTVTEDDITRAKIQAKVDYLLTTESSDGLMAEIGAQALETAAYRPPEAVFQAIDAITREHVVKAARKFMAGKKTMAARGHLINTPFLDEL; this is encoded by the exons ATGAGTTTACCGAATGTGGCCATCAGTCACCGCGGTGGAGCGGACCCATTGACGTCACTCGTCCGCCATATTTGTCCTCCTCTGGCCGTCGACGTCGGAGACATGAGGGGAATTCGATCCTTAAACAATCTCTCT AAGCGTTGCTATGCAGCTGTCAGGCCAAGTGAAGCGCTGACTGAGTCCTACACGGGATACCAGTCGTCCGGAGTGTCGCTGCCTGCTCCTCAAAATGTCCAG GTGTCCAAGCTCCCAAACGGGTTGGTGATAGCGTCCTTGGAGAACTACTCACCACTGTCCAGCGTGGGTGTGTTTGTGAAAGCGGGGAGTCGCTATGAGTCTGTGGAGAACCAGGGTGTCGCTCATGTGCTGCGGCTGGCTGCCAGCCTG accaCTAAAGGCGTTTCTGCCTTCAAGCTCTGCCGTGGCGTTGAAGCACTCGGAGCCAATCTGAG TGCTGCGCTGTCCCGAGAAACCATGGTCTACACCGCACGCTGCTTTAGAGATGACCT AGATAACATTTTGGAGTATTTGGTCAACGTGACCACGGCACAGGAGTTCAGGCCCTGGGAGGTGTGTGACCTGACATCCAGGGTGATTGCCGACAAGGATCGGGCCAAGCGAGCTCCTCAGCTAG GTGTGATTGAGAGGTTGCATGAAGCGGCCTATAAAAACACCCTGTCCAACTCGCTGTACTGCCCAGAGCACATGGTCGGAAAAGTCTCTCCTCAGCAA CTGCACTCATTTGTGGAGGACCATTTCACCACCGGCCGAATGGCTGTCGTAGGGCTCG GAGTAAAGCACTCTGACCTGACAGAGCTGAGCGAGAGGTTCCTCAGTGTCCGCAGTGGGGCTGGAGCGCCACTCGTTCAAGCGACTTACCGTGGCG GTGAGCTTCGTGTTCAGAACCAGGACAGCCAGGTTCATGTGCTGGTTGTCAGCGAAGGCGGCGTGGCGGGCGGCATGGAGGCCACCGCCTTTGCCGTGCTGCAAAAGATCCTGGGAGTTGAACCACGCGTTAAGCGGGGCACTGGCATCACCAGTAAACTGAGCCAGGGCATCACCAAG GCTTCAGCCTTCAACGCCTCATATTCCGACTCGGGTCTGTTTGGCGTCTACACCATCTCGCAAGCGAACGTCGCCAGAGAT GCCATCAAAGTGGCCATCGCTCAAGTGGGCAGCGTGGCCGAGGGCACCGTGACAGAGGATGACATCACAAGAGCAAA GATTCAGGCCAAAGTGGATTATCTGCTGACAACTGAGAGCTCGGACGGCCTGATGGCCGAGATTGGCGCTCAGGCCCTGGAGACCGCAGCGTACCGACCGCCCGAGGCGGTTTTCCAAGCCATCGATGCCATCACCCGGGAACATGTGGTCAAG GCTGCAAGAAAATTTATGGCCGGCAAGAAGACAATGGCAGCTCGTGGACATCTTATCAATACCCCTTTTCTGGACGAGTTATGA
- the mosmoa gene encoding uncharacterized protein C16orf52 homolog B, whose product MDKLTIISGCLFLAADIFAIASIANPDWINTGESAGALTVGLVRQCQTIHGRDRTCIPPRLPPEWVTTLFFIIMGIISLTVTCGLLIASHWRREATKYARWIAFTGMILFCMAALIFPIGFYINEVGGQPYKLPNNTVVGSSYVLFVLSIFFTIVGLLFAGKVCLPG is encoded by the exons ATGGATAAGCTGACCATCATTTCAGGGTGCCTGTTTCTGGCGGCAGATATCTTTGCAATAGCAAGCATCGCCAACCCGGACTGGATCAACACTGGCGAGTCGGCAG GCGCCCTCACAGTCGGTCTAGTCCGGCAATGTCAGACCATCCACGGACGGGACCGGACATGCATCCCCCCGCGGTTGCCTCCTGAGTGGGTCACCACGCTGTTCTTCATCATCATGGGCATCATCTCCCTCACCGTCACCTGCGGACTCCTCATAGCATCGCACTGGCGCAGAGAGGCCACCAAGTACGCTCGCTGGATCGCCTTCACTGGCA TGATCCTGTTCTGCATGGCGGCACTGATCTTCCCCATTGGCTTCTACATCAACGAGGTGGGAGGCCAACCCTACAAGCTGCCCAACAACACGGTGGTGGGCTCTTCCTACGTGCTCTTTGTCCTCTCCATCTTCTTCACCATAGTCGGACTGCTGTTCGCCGGCAAGGTTTGCCTCCCGGGCTGA
- the sdr42e2 gene encoding putative short-chain dehydrogenase/reductase family 42E member 2 translates to MELCGGNTSEGRGSLCRVKQLPRQSFSLCRLQASGQSLHNLPPPVALRQRANGTATCRGSLRHGASKAGSSARKVLVTGGGGYFGFRLGRALAAQGMSVILLDLNKPSLDLPDGALFHQSDIRDYLSLFDVCDGVDCVFHSASYGMSGPEQLRREQVESVNVGGTANVLHVCRERSIPRLVYTSTTNAVFAGEPIEDGDEASVPCVPPNMHIDHYSRTKAIAEQMVLSANGCSLKGGGVLRTCVLRPCGIYGPEERRHLHRVMVNVERRLFSFRFGDRRARMNWVHVDNLVLAHRLAAEALTIKEGCVASGQAYFINDGLSVNLFVWLMPLFERLGYSQPLINLPVWLVYSAAVLVEYLHLLLRPVMEVPLLLTRSEVRNIAVSHTFKIDKARRELGYCPKSYSLADSVEQYLKSRQARSGFPGVHWTPQLHGVRVLVMLLMMALGSLLVLLSQTLADR, encoded by the exons ATGGAGCTGTGTGGCGGCAACACAAGCGAGGGCCGAGGTTCCCTCTGCCGGGTCAAGCAACTTCCCCGCCAGAGTTTCTCCCTTTGTCGCCTCCAGGCTAGTGGACAGTCCCTGCACAACCTCCCTCCTCCCGTGGCCCTGCGGCAGCGGGCCAATGGCACGGCGACCTGCCGCGGCAGCCTGCGCCACGGGGCCTCCAAAGCGGGCTCATCTGCTCGGAAGGTGCTGGTGACCGGTGGCGGGGGATACTTTGGCTTCAGATTGGGGAGGGCATTGGCTGCACAGGGGATGTCCGTCATCCTCCTGGACCTCAACAAACCTTCGCTGGACCTCCCTGATGGAGCACTCTTCCATCAG AGCGATATCCGGGATTACTTGTCCCTCTTCGACGTTTGTGACGGGGTCGACTGCGTGTTCCACTCTGCCTCTTACGGCATGTCTGGTCCGGAACAG CTGAGGAGAGAGCAGGTGGAGTCCGTCAACGTGGGCGGCACCGCTAACGTTCTTCACG TGTGCAGAGAAAGGAGCATTCCCCGGCTGGTGTACACCAGCACCACCAATGCGGTATTCGCAGGAGAGCCCATCGAGGACGGTGACGAGGCCTCCGTCCCCTGCGTACCCCCCAACATG CACATTGATCACTACTCACGGACCAAAGCCATAGCGGAGCAGATGGTCCTCTCCGCCAACGGGTGCTCCCTCAAAG GTGGCGGTGTGCTGAGAACTTGCGTCCTGCGGCCTTGCGGCATCTACGGTCCTGAAGAGCGCCGACACCTCCACAGAGTCATG GTGAACGTGGAGCGTCGCTTGTTCAGTTTCCGCTTTGGTGACCGGCGGGCCCGAATGAACTGGGTGCACGTGGACAACCTGGTGCTGGCCCACAGGCTGGCCGCGGAGGCTCTCACCATAAAGGAAGGCTGCGTCGCT AGTGGCCAGGCCTATTTCATCAACGACGGACTGTCAGTTAACCTCTTTGTGTGGTTAATGCCGCTT TTTGAGAGGCTGGGCTACAGCCAGCCGTTGATCAACCTGCCCGTTTGGCTCGTCTATTCAGCAG CTGTCCTGGTGGAATATTTGCACCTATTGCTGAGACCCGTGATGGAGGTGCCTCTGCTGCTTACCAGGAGTGAA GTGAGGAACATAGCCGTCAGCCACACCTTCAAGATAGACAAGGCCCGCAGAGAGCTGGGCTACTGTCCCAAATCCTACAGCCTAGCAGATTCTGTGGAGCAGTACCTGAAATCCCGCCAGGCTCGCTCTGGTTTTCCTGGGGTCCACTGGACCCCCCAGCTGCATGGAGTCCGTGTGCTGGTGATGTTGCTGATGATGGCTTTGGGCTCACTGCTCGTCTTGTTGAGCCAGACTCTGGCTGACCGCTAA